The following coding sequences are from one Clostridioides difficile ATCC 9689 = DSM 1296 window:
- a CDS encoding GntP family permease — protein sequence MSIIAPIGIIIGIIAIIYFSVKEIHITIAAPIATLIVVILNKMDVVTSMLGADKNNYMGALGNYIMSYFAIFLLGSILAKFMEESGATVSIADFILNKFGSNHPYRVLVAIFIVSFILTYGGISLFVVMFAVIPLARTLFKKLDISWNLIQIPLWLGIATITMTIIPGTPAIQNVIPIQYLNTSLTAATIPSIVGSIGCATFGLVYMKYALNKSIRKGETYATYTSELEEESLDRELPGFFASIFPLLALVIIAITGSTFGSEFMKKNVIYIALIVAILLSAFLFHKFLSSKIQTLSIGASGSIGPIFATSSAVAFGAVIMAAPGFDVFSKLIMSIPGSPLISLTVLTSTMSAITGSSSGALGIVMPNFADYYLSTGLNPELIHRVATIASNILTIVPQSGVFLTFLSLSKLTHKTGFKETFIVVAVGSLIAEIIVITLGLLMY from the coding sequence ATGAGTATTATCGCGCCAATTGGTATAATTATTGGTATCATAGCTATTATATATTTTTCAGTTAAAGAAATTCATATAACTATAGCTGCTCCAATAGCAACTTTAATAGTTGTTATTTTAAATAAAATGGATGTTGTAACGTCAATGCTAGGTGCTGACAAAAACAATTATATGGGTGCACTTGGAAACTATATAATGAGTTATTTTGCAATATTCTTATTAGGCTCAATACTTGCTAAATTTATGGAAGAAAGTGGAGCTACTGTATCAATAGCTGATTTTATTTTAAATAAATTTGGCTCTAATCATCCTTATAGAGTTTTAGTTGCTATATTTATAGTAAGTTTTATATTAACGTATGGTGGTATAAGCTTATTTGTAGTTATGTTTGCGGTCATTCCACTTGCAAGAACTCTATTTAAAAAACTTGATATTTCTTGGAACCTTATTCAGATACCACTTTGGCTTGGTATTGCAACAATTACTATGACTATAATTCCTGGAACACCAGCCATTCAAAATGTTATACCTATTCAATATCTAAATACGTCTCTTACTGCAGCTACTATACCAAGTATTGTAGGTAGTATAGGTTGTGCTACGTTTGGACTTGTCTATATGAAATATGCTCTAAACAAAAGTATTAGAAAAGGTGAAACTTATGCAACTTATACTTCAGAATTAGAAGAAGAATCTTTAGATAGAGAATTACCAGGATTTTTTGCAAGTATTTTTCCTCTATTAGCACTCGTAATTATAGCTATAACTGGAAGTACTTTTGGTTCAGAATTTATGAAAAAAAATGTAATTTACATAGCTTTAATAGTTGCAATTCTTTTATCTGCTTTTTTATTCCATAAATTTCTATCATCTAAGATACAGACATTGAGCATAGGTGCTAGTGGTTCTATAGGTCCTATATTTGCTACATCTTCTGCAGTTGCATTTGGAGCAGTAATAATGGCTGCACCTGGTTTTGATGTATTTAGCAAACTTATAATGTCAATACCAGGTAGTCCACTTATAAGTCTTACTGTTTTGACTTCAACAATGTCAGCAATAACAGGGTCCTCTTCTGGTGCATTAGGAATAGTAATGCCAAACTTTGCAGATTATTATTTAAGTACTGGTCTAAATCCAGAATTAATTCACCGTGTTGCTACAATAGCTTCAAATATACTAACTATAGTTCCACAAAGTGGTGTTTTTCTTACATTCTTAAGCTTATCTAAGTTAACACATAAAACTGGATTTAAAGAAACTTTCATTGTAGTTGCAGTTGGTTCACTAATAGCAGAAATTATTGTAATTACATTAGGATTACTAATGTATTAA
- a CDS encoding CAP domain-containing protein, which produces MMRRNIPTKLKTILALGVLTLATASSAVTASASSLENNVNISNKSLVYSNTKYKFSAKPNCSVKPELKPDKDNSCKDKNHNDKNCNNTNKPEDNNNSDSTNKPDNNKPESNKPEDNNNSGSTNKPDNNKPESNKPEDNNNSGSTDKPDNNKPESNKPEDNNNSDSTNKPDDNNNSGSTSESFSAYQKEVVDLVNIERAKAGLNPLTLDSSISNVATKKSQDMIDNNYFSHNSPTYGSPFDMLKKFGISYKTAGENIAMGQKTPKEVVNAWMNSEGHRKNIMNPNFSKIGVGVAQKSGGSIYWTQIFVG; this is translated from the coding sequence ATGATGAGAAGAAATATACCAACAAAATTAAAAACTATATTAGCTTTAGGAGTGTTAACTTTAGCAACAGCTTCAAGTGCTGTTACTGCAAGTGCTTCATCACTTGAAAATAATGTAAATATAAGTAACAAAAGTTTAGTATATAGTAATACTAAATACAAGTTTTCTGCAAAACCAAATTGTTCTGTAAAACCAGAACTTAAGCCTGATAAAGATAACTCTTGTAAGGATAAGAATCATAATGACAAGAATTGCAACAACACTAATAAACCTGAGGACAACAATAATTCAGACTCTACTAATAAGCCTGATAACAATAAACCTGAGTCTAATAAACCTGAAGACAACAATAATTCAGGCTCTACTAATAAACCTGATAACAATAAACCTGAGTCTAATAAACCTGAAGACAACAATAATTCAGGCTCTACTGATAAACCTGATAACAATAAACCTGAGTCTAATAAACCTGAAGACAACAATAATTCAGACTCTACTAACAAACCTGATGATAATAACAACTCAGGCTCTACAAGTGAAAGTTTTTCAGCTTACCAAAAAGAAGTTGTTGACTTAGTAAATATAGAAAGAGCTAAAGCTGGATTAAATCCTCTTACTCTTGATTCTTCTATATCAAATGTTGCTACAAAAAAATCTCAAGATATGATTGATAACAACTATTTTTCACACAATTCTCCAACTTATGGTTCTCCATTTGACATGTTGAAAAAATTTGGAATAAGCTATAAGACAGCAGGTGAAAATATAGCTATGGGTCAAAAAACTCCTAAAGAAGTTGTAAACGCATGGATGAATTCTGAAGGTCACAGAAAAAATATAATGAATCCAAATTTCAGTAAAATAGGTGTTGGAGTAGCACAAAAAAGTGGTGGTTCAATTTATTGGACACAAATCTTTGTAGGATAA
- a CDS encoding 3-hydroxybutyrate dehydrogenase, whose product MVKDKVVFVTGAASGIGKQIAESFLKNGAKVMFSDINQEALNNTITELQKKGYDCMSVKCDVTKEEEINHAIDKTVEKYGRLDILINNAGLQHVSMIEDFPTDKFEFMIKIMLTAPFIATKKAFPIMKKQGFGRIINMASINGVIGFAGKAAYNSAKHGLIGLTKVAALEAADSGITVNALCPGYVDTPLVRGQFNDLSKTRNIPLENVLEEVLYPLVPQKRLLDVQEIADYAMFLASDNAKGITGQACLLDGGYTAQ is encoded by the coding sequence ATGGTTAAAGATAAAGTTGTATTCGTAACAGGAGCTGCAAGTGGAATAGGTAAACAAATAGCTGAATCGTTCTTAAAAAATGGTGCTAAAGTAATGTTCTCTGATATAAATCAAGAAGCTTTAAATAATACCATAACAGAGTTACAAAAAAAAGGTTATGATTGCATGAGTGTAAAGTGTGATGTAACTAAGGAAGAAGAAATTAACCACGCTATAGACAAAACTGTTGAAAAGTATGGCAGATTAGATATATTAATAAACAATGCTGGACTTCAACATGTTTCTATGATAGAAGATTTCCCAACTGATAAATTTGAATTTATGATAAAAATAATGCTGACAGCACCTTTTATAGCTACTAAAAAAGCATTTCCTATAATGAAAAAACAAGGCTTTGGTCGTATAATAAATATGGCCTCAATCAATGGTGTAATAGGATTTGCTGGAAAGGCTGCTTATAACTCAGCAAAACATGGACTTATTGGACTAACAAAAGTTGCTGCTCTTGAAGCTGCCGATTCTGGTATAACAGTTAATGCTTTATGCCCTGGATATGTAGATACTCCACTTGTCAGAGGTCAGTTCAATGACCTTTCAAAAACTCGTAATATACCATTGGAAAATGTCTTAGAGGAAGTTTTATACCCACTTGTACCACAAAAACGCCTATTAGATGTTCAAGAAATTGCCGACTATGCTATGTTCTTAGCAAGTGATAATGCTAAGGGTATTACAGGACAAGCTTGCTTACTAGATGGAGGATATACTGCACAATAG